A window from Streptomyces subrutilus encodes these proteins:
- a CDS encoding DUF962 domain-containing protein, translating into MTFASYEEFWPYYVAMHSRAATRWVHLTGTLTGLALTVYGVARGRPRLLAALPLIGYGTAWPAHFLIEGNNPATFGNPGWSLRGDAQMIRMMLAGRDAELGEIARKWLAENR; encoded by the coding sequence ATGACATTCGCTTCGTACGAGGAGTTCTGGCCCTACTACGTCGCCATGCATTCCCGCGCCGCGACCCGCTGGGTGCACCTCACCGGCACGCTGACCGGTCTCGCGCTGACGGTCTACGGCGTGGCCCGCGGCCGCCCGCGCCTTCTCGCCGCCCTGCCCCTCATCGGGTACGGGACGGCCTGGCCGGCGCACTTCCTGATCGAGGGGAACAATCCGGCGACCTTCGGCAATCCGGGCTGGTCGCTGCGCGGGGACGCGCAGATGATCCGGATGATGCTGGCCGGGCGGGACGCGGAGCTGGGGGAGATCGCCCGGAAGTGGCTCGCCGAGAACCGGTGA
- a CDS encoding Zn-ribbon domain-containing OB-fold protein codes for MARTRTPVVSGWFTQDVPPPAPMAGPAPPFRLLGTRCTACAAVFFPREDSACRNPHCAGGGDLAEVPLSPRGRVWSYTDGRYRPPAPYVSDPAEPWEPYVLIAVELEAEGMVVLGQGAPGVRLADLTVGAEVEVVGGVLNEDAETTWLTWQFRPVGPAGRAGSTGSAERSGGGS; via the coding sequence TTGGCACGCACGCGCACCCCGGTCGTCAGCGGCTGGTTCACACAGGACGTTCCGCCGCCGGCCCCGATGGCGGGCCCGGCGCCCCCCTTCCGGCTCCTGGGCACCCGGTGCACCGCCTGCGCCGCGGTGTTCTTCCCCCGCGAGGACTCCGCCTGCCGCAATCCGCACTGCGCCGGCGGCGGTGACCTCGCGGAGGTCCCGCTGTCCCCCCGGGGCCGGGTCTGGTCCTACACGGACGGCCGCTACCGCCCCCCGGCCCCGTACGTGTCCGACCCCGCCGAGCCGTGGGAGCCGTACGTCCTGATCGCCGTGGAGCTGGAGGCCGAGGGCATGGTCGTGCTCGGCCAGGGCGCGCCCGGGGTCCGGCTCGCCGACCTGACGGTCGGCGCCGAGGTCGAGGTGGTCGGCGGGGTGCTGAACGAGGACGCCGAGACCACCTGGCTGACCTGGCAGTTCAGGCCGGTCGGGCCGGCGGGACGAGCGGGGTCGACCGGGTCCGCGGAGCGCTCGGGAGGGGGGTCGTGA
- a CDS encoding 5-oxoprolinase subunit B family protein has product MRPLVVGGEALLVEVGSAAEVAALHAELLRRRAAGELGAVREIVPAARTVLLDGVRDPAALGARIARWELRPPAEGDGPLVTVPVRYDGPDLAEVARLWGVAPGEVAGLVGAVVFRVAFCGFAPGFGYLTGLPERLRLPRRATPRTAVPAGSLALAGEYAGVYPRSSPGGWQLIGATDAVLWDPAREPAALFAPGVRVRFAEVAA; this is encoded by the coding sequence GTGAGGCCCCTGGTGGTCGGCGGCGAGGCGCTGCTCGTCGAGGTCGGTTCGGCCGCAGAGGTGGCGGCGCTCCACGCCGAGCTGCTGCGGCGGCGGGCGGCGGGCGAGCTGGGCGCCGTACGGGAGATCGTGCCCGCGGCGCGGACGGTGCTGCTGGACGGCGTGCGGGACCCGGCCGCCCTGGGTGCGCGGATCGCGCGCTGGGAGCTGCGGCCCCCGGCGGAGGGCGACGGGCCGCTGGTGACGGTTCCGGTGCGCTACGACGGGCCGGACCTGGCGGAGGTGGCGCGGCTGTGGGGGGTCGCCCCCGGGGAGGTGGCGGGCCTCGTCGGGGCCGTCGTCTTCCGGGTGGCGTTCTGCGGCTTCGCCCCCGGCTTCGGATACCTGACGGGCCTGCCGGAGCGCCTGCGCCTGCCCCGGCGGGCCACGCCCCGCACGGCCGTCCCGGCGGGCTCGCTCGCCCTGGCCGGGGAGTACGCCGGGGTCTACCCGCGCTCCTCCCCGGGCGGCTGGCAGCTGATCGGGGCCACGGACGCGGTGCTGTGGGACCCGGCGCGGGAGCCGGC
- a CDS encoding LamB/YcsF family protein, translating to MITPAAAEIDLNADLGEGFGRWTLTDDEALLSVVTSANVACGFHAGDPSIMRRVCELAAERGVRIGAQVAYRDLAGFGRRAMDVPAGELAAEVAYQIGALDVFARAAGSAVSYVKPHGALYNRTVHDAEQAAAVVAGVRLAAGPAGLPVLGLPGSLLLAAAGEAGLAGVPEAFADRAYTPVGTLVPRSEPGAVLHDPDAVVARAVRMAAGGAVAAADGSTVRVTARSLCLHGDTPGAADLARRVRAALCAAGVAVGAFA from the coding sequence ATGATCACACCCGCTGCGGCGGAGATCGACCTCAACGCCGACCTCGGCGAGGGCTTCGGCCGCTGGACGCTCACCGACGACGAGGCCCTGCTGTCGGTGGTCACGAGCGCCAACGTCGCCTGCGGCTTCCACGCCGGGGACCCGTCCATCATGCGCCGGGTCTGCGAGCTGGCCGCCGAGCGGGGGGTGCGGATCGGCGCGCAGGTCGCGTACCGCGATCTGGCCGGCTTCGGGCGGCGTGCCATGGACGTGCCGGCCGGCGAGCTGGCGGCCGAAGTGGCCTACCAGATCGGGGCGCTGGACGTGTTCGCCCGGGCGGCCGGCTCCGCGGTGTCGTACGTGAAACCGCACGGTGCGCTCTACAACCGCACCGTGCACGACGCCGAGCAGGCCGCGGCCGTGGTCGCGGGGGTCCGGCTGGCGGCGGGACCGGCAGGGCTGCCGGTGCTGGGGCTGCCGGGGTCGCTGCTGCTCGCGGCCGCCGGGGAGGCCGGGCTGGCGGGCGTACCGGAGGCGTTCGCCGACCGCGCGTACACGCCGGTGGGGACCCTGGTGCCGCGCTCCGAGCCGGGGGCGGTGCTGCACGATCCGGACGCCGTCGTGGCGCGGGCGGTCCGGATGGCCGCCGGGGGCGCGGTGGCCGCGGCCGACGGGTCGACGGTCCGCGTCACCGCCCGGTCCCTGTGCCTGCACGGGGACACCCCGGGCGCCGCGGACCTCGCCCGCCGGGTCCGGGCGGCGCTGTGCGCGGCCGGGGTCGCGGTGGGGGCGTTCGCGTGA
- a CDS encoding DUF742 domain-containing protein, producing MSESGQDHPAPAPAGDRAAASDHPHWFDDDAGPVVRPYAMTRGRTSHVGQHRLDLIALVVAETAADDPVWDATLSPEHARILGLCRGRPQSVAELAADLDLAVGVVRVLIGDLVHDELVHVTRPVPPAELPDESILREVINGLRAL from the coding sequence ATGAGCGAATCAGGCCAGGACCACCCCGCCCCCGCCCCGGCCGGCGACCGGGCAGCCGCCTCCGACCACCCGCACTGGTTCGACGACGACGCGGGTCCCGTCGTACGCCCGTACGCGATGACCCGCGGCCGGACCAGCCACGTGGGCCAGCACCGCCTGGACCTGATCGCGCTCGTCGTCGCCGAGACGGCGGCCGACGACCCGGTCTGGGACGCCACGCTGTCGCCGGAACACGCCCGGATCCTCGGCCTGTGCCGGGGACGGCCCCAGTCGGTCGCGGAGCTCGCCGCCGACCTCGACCTCGCGGTCGGGGTCGTGCGGGTCCTGATCGGTGATCTCGTCCACGACGAACTGGTCCACGTGACCCGGCCGGTACCGCCGGCCGAACTGCCCGACGAATCCATTCTGCGTGAGGTGATCAATGGCCTTCGGGCGCTCTAG
- a CDS encoding roadblock/LC7 domain-containing protein: MTAPQTGNDSRGRGSGPLNWLLDELVDKVGSIRKAVVLSGDGLPTGTSRELTREDSEHLAAVASGFHSLAKGVGRHFDSGRVRQTVVELDEAFLFVMAAGDGSCLAVLADAESDVGQVAYEMTLMVKRVGDHLATAPRTGLPAGG, translated from the coding sequence ATGACCGCACCGCAGACCGGCAACGACAGCAGGGGCCGCGGCTCCGGCCCGCTCAACTGGCTCCTCGACGAACTCGTCGACAAGGTCGGCTCGATCCGCAAGGCGGTCGTCCTGTCCGGCGACGGCCTGCCCACCGGCACCTCGCGGGAACTGACCCGCGAGGACAGCGAGCACCTGGCCGCCGTGGCCTCCGGCTTCCACAGCCTGGCCAAGGGCGTCGGCCGGCACTTCGACTCCGGTCGGGTCCGCCAGACCGTCGTCGAGCTCGACGAGGCCTTCCTCTTCGTCATGGCGGCCGGCGACGGCAGCTGCCTGGCCGTGCTCGCCGACGCCGAGTCCGACGTCGGCCAGGTCGCGTACGAGATGACGCTGATGGTCAAGCGCGTAGGCGACCACCTGGCGACCGCGCCGCGGACCGGGCTGCCAGCCGGAGGGTGA
- a CDS encoding lipid-transfer protein: MSADVAVLGAGMHPWGKWGRSFVEYGRVAARAALADAGLDWTDVQSVVGADTVRSGYPGYVAGATFARALGWQGARVTSVYAACASGAQAIGAARAQILAGLADVVLVVGADAAPKGFFAPAGGERPDDPDWLRFRVLGATNPAYFALYARRRMAVYGDTPEDFALVKVKNAAAGLLNPNARYRKAVTAEEVAASAVVADPLRLLDVCATSDGGAALVLCSMDFARAHGVADPVRIRAVSTVTPTYPRTVLDLPDIATDATTAVPTAGPAAAASFRASIARAAYEEAGLGPRDLSLAEVYDLSTALELEWYEDIGLCGPGEGASLVREGATALGGRVPVNTSGGLASFGEAVPAQAIAQVCELTWQLRGTAGERQVPGARAGITANQGLFGHGSAVIAVR, from the coding sequence GTGAGCGCCGACGTCGCGGTCCTGGGCGCGGGGATGCACCCCTGGGGCAAATGGGGCCGCAGCTTCGTCGAGTACGGGCGGGTCGCGGCCCGGGCCGCGCTCGCCGACGCCGGTCTGGACTGGACGGACGTGCAGTCCGTGGTCGGCGCGGACACCGTGCGCTCCGGCTACCCCGGCTACGTGGCCGGGGCCACCTTCGCCCGGGCGCTGGGCTGGCAGGGGGCCCGGGTGACCAGCGTGTACGCGGCCTGCGCCTCGGGCGCGCAGGCGATCGGGGCGGCCCGGGCGCAGATCCTGGCCGGGCTGGCCGACGTGGTGCTGGTGGTGGGCGCGGACGCGGCGCCCAAGGGCTTCTTCGCCCCGGCCGGGGGCGAGCGCCCCGACGACCCGGACTGGTTGCGGTTCCGGGTGCTGGGAGCCACCAATCCGGCGTACTTCGCGCTGTACGCCCGGCGGCGGATGGCCGTGTACGGGGACACCCCGGAGGACTTCGCCCTGGTGAAGGTGAAGAACGCGGCGGCCGGGCTGCTGAACCCGAACGCCCGCTACCGCAAGGCCGTCACGGCCGAGGAGGTCGCGGCCTCGGCGGTCGTGGCCGATCCGCTGCGGCTGCTGGACGTCTGCGCCACCTCCGACGGGGGCGCGGCCCTGGTGCTGTGCAGCATGGACTTCGCCCGCGCGCACGGCGTCGCGGACCCGGTGCGCATCCGGGCCGTGTCGACGGTGACGCCGACCTATCCGCGGACGGTGCTGGACCTGCCGGACATCGCCACCGACGCGACGACGGCCGTGCCGACGGCGGGACCGGCCGCCGCCGCCTCCTTCCGGGCGTCGATCGCGCGCGCCGCGTACGAGGAGGCGGGGCTCGGGCCGCGGGACCTCTCGCTCGCCGAGGTGTACGACCTCTCCACGGCCCTGGAGCTGGAGTGGTACGAGGACATCGGGCTCTGCGGCCCGGGCGAGGGCGCCTCGCTCGTGCGGGAGGGCGCCACGGCGCTCGGCGGGCGCGTTCCGGTCAACACCAGCGGGGGGCTGGCCTCCTTCGGGGAGGCGGTGCCGGCGCAGGCCATCGCCCAGGTCTGCGAGCTGACGTGGCAGTTGCGCGGGACGGCCGGGGAACGGCAGGTTCCGGGCGCGCGGGCCGGAATCACCGCCAACCAGGGTCTGTTCGGGCACGGTTCGGCGGTGATCGCGGTGCGCTGA
- a CDS encoding M15 family metallopeptidase, whose product MTAVVVGAVLLLGAAAPAGSAGGPGDGAGAPRARAAGADGPRAAPPGFVLLREVDPTIRQDVRYATARNFTGAPVDGYDEPVCLLARPVALALRRAQRELLRAGRSLEVRDCYRPQRAVDRFVRWAGDLGDQATKAEYYPEVDKGRLVPDGYIAARSGHARGSTLDVTLVEWPSGREVDMGTPFDFFSPLSHTGSPAVSAAARAGRRSLVRVLGAQGFVNLPEEWWHFTREPEVFPGAAFDFPVAVAAVRP is encoded by the coding sequence ATGACGGCTGTTGTGGTGGGTGCGGTCCTGCTGCTCGGCGCCGCCGCGCCGGCCGGGTCCGCCGGCGGGCCCGGCGACGGCGCGGGCGCGCCGCGGGCACGCGCCGCCGGGGCGGACGGCCCGCGGGCGGCGCCGCCCGGGTTCGTGCTGCTGCGCGAGGTCGATCCGACGATCCGGCAGGACGTCCGGTACGCGACCGCCCGCAATTTCACCGGGGCCCCGGTGGACGGCTACGACGAGCCGGTGTGCCTGCTGGCGCGGCCCGTCGCGCTGGCGCTGCGGCGCGCGCAGCGGGAGTTGCTGCGCGCCGGCCGTTCGCTGGAGGTCCGCGACTGCTACCGGCCGCAGCGGGCCGTGGACCGGTTCGTCCGCTGGGCCGGGGACCTCGGCGACCAGGCGACCAAGGCGGAGTACTACCCGGAGGTCGACAAGGGCCGGCTGGTGCCCGACGGCTACATCGCCGCGCGGTCGGGGCACGCGCGCGGCAGCACCCTGGACGTCACCCTGGTGGAGTGGCCGTCTGGCCGGGAGGTCGACATGGGGACGCCCTTCGACTTCTTCTCCCCCCTCTCTCACACCGGCAGCCCGGCCGTCTCCGCCGCCGCCCGCGCCGGCCGGCGCTCGCTGGTGCGGGTGCTCGGTGCGCAGGGTTTCGTCAACCTGCCCGAGGAGTGGTGGCACTTCACCCGTGAGCCGGAGGTCTTCCCCGGCGCCGCCTTCGACTTTCCGGTGGCTGTCGCGGCCGTCCGGCCGTGA
- a CDS encoding GTP-binding protein, giving the protein MAFGRSSRTGAMHAVSPVEPLTLKILVAGGFGVGKTTLVSAVSEIRPLRTEERLSEPGIGIDDTEGVEAKSTTTVAMDFGRITLREDLVLYLFGTPGQDRFWFLWDELAQGSLGAVVLVDTRRLAESFAAVDYFERREIPFVIAVNCFDGADRHPVVTVREALDLDPCVPVLLCDARDRESVKDVLVGVVEHAMSLARARRQSMSAGA; this is encoded by the coding sequence ATGGCCTTCGGGCGCTCTAGCCGCACCGGTGCGATGCATGCCGTGTCGCCGGTCGAACCGCTGACCTTGAAGATCCTGGTCGCGGGCGGCTTCGGGGTGGGCAAGACCACCCTGGTCAGTGCGGTGAGCGAGATCAGACCGCTGCGGACCGAGGAACGGCTCTCCGAGCCGGGCATCGGCATCGACGACACCGAGGGAGTGGAGGCCAAGAGCACCACGACCGTGGCCATGGACTTCGGCCGCATCACGCTCCGCGAGGACCTCGTGCTGTACCTGTTCGGGACCCCGGGACAGGACCGGTTCTGGTTCCTGTGGGACGAACTGGCCCAGGGATCGCTCGGCGCGGTCGTCCTCGTGGACACCCGCCGCCTCGCCGAGTCCTTCGCCGCCGTCGACTACTTCGAACGGCGCGAGATCCCCTTCGTGATCGCCGTCAACTGCTTCGACGGCGCCGACCGGCACCCGGTGGTCACGGTGCGCGAGGCCCTCGACCTCGACCCGTGCGTGCCCGTCCTGCTGTGCGACGCACGGGACCGGGAGTCCGTCAAGGACGTCCTGGTGGGAGTCGTGGAACACGCGATGTCCCTCGCCCGGGCCCGGCGCCAGAGCATGAGCGCGGGGGCCTGA
- a CDS encoding sensor histidine kinase, with protein MALLLVPLISLTALWGFATVLTGRQAVQLLDVAYVIDKVGYPIEDVVRVLQKERRQSLVVIGDPRAATATAELAKRRSATDEIVDRITASARDPEVLDELSAQNTQRLRSILAAFHGITALRHSVDQNALDPAQALELYNRLVDPCYDFLMNLHALEDVEMDKQGRALVGVTEAREALSREDALVASALAARNVGPAALRRVSDLVANRTLLYDFNLAILPSAERERFEQYWGGPDTKALRAAEDRFLADGAVKNPRGVSAAQWDEAATKVLDDLAVMGTEAGDRYQKRVEPAAMKVLVQAAVAGVLGFLALIVSLILSVRVGRELIRDLSRLRKDAHEASGVRLPGVMRRLAAGEQLDIETEAPRLEYEKDEVGQVGLALNTLQRAAVEAAVKQAELRRGVSEVFVNLARRNQVLLHRQLTLLDTMERRTEDTEELADLFRLDHMTTRMRRHAEGLVILSGAAPSRQWRKPVQLMDVVRAAVAEVEDYERIEVRRLTRLGIVGPAVADVTHLVAELLENATVFSPPHTAVQVHGERVANGFTLEIHDRGLGMTQEAQLDANLRLAETTEFELSDTDRLGLFVVSRLARRHGVKVVLQPSPYGGTTAVVFLPVALLTEAPETDGTGVRLNGSGALAPDRTVPPSLERTPVGRSLPPGDPRAPVELEAPLGADGTDPLDELGPLDGAAARDGAAPAASGISGLTGRPAMATLDDETPPNGTPGSALLGLRPGDRPQGARPHGDRLPGARPLGGGRHPEQRADERHAVRAAVRPADREPPAPTGPVRLDSARQEAARQDAGRGAGPVPLPRRRPAPTLVAEHGRRVEPRPVSAVRQPTAPAEESAGPGRGGSGAGQGSGPGPAASVGGLPRRVRQANLAPQLKNAAAPQPAPADAVDDRDAEDVRTRMSALQRGWTAGRTKQAQKQSETGAGTSAATGPAHENEGDGR; from the coding sequence GTGGCGTTGCTCCTTGTGCCGCTCATCTCCCTGACCGCCCTCTGGGGCTTCGCCACCGTCCTCACCGGCCGCCAGGCCGTCCAGCTCCTCGACGTCGCGTACGTCATCGACAAGGTCGGCTACCCCATCGAGGACGTCGTCCGCGTCCTGCAGAAGGAACGCCGACAGTCCCTGGTCGTCATCGGCGACCCCCGGGCCGCCACCGCCACCGCCGAACTCGCCAAGCGCCGCTCCGCCACCGACGAGATCGTCGACCGGATCACCGCGAGCGCCCGCGACCCCGAGGTCCTCGACGAGCTCAGCGCCCAGAACACCCAGCGGCTGCGCTCGATCCTCGCCGCCTTCCACGGCATCACCGCCCTGCGCCACTCCGTCGACCAGAACGCCCTCGACCCCGCGCAGGCCCTGGAGCTCTACAACCGGCTCGTCGACCCCTGCTACGACTTCCTGATGAACCTCCACGCCCTGGAGGACGTGGAGATGGACAAGCAGGGCCGCGCCCTCGTCGGCGTCACCGAGGCCCGCGAGGCGCTCTCCCGCGAGGACGCCCTGGTGGCCTCCGCCCTCGCCGCCCGCAACGTCGGTCCGGCCGCCCTGCGCCGCGTCTCCGACCTCGTGGCGAACCGGACCCTGCTCTACGACTTCAACCTCGCGATCCTCCCCTCCGCGGAGCGGGAGCGCTTCGAGCAGTACTGGGGCGGACCCGACACCAAGGCGCTGCGCGCGGCGGAGGACCGCTTCCTCGCCGACGGCGCGGTCAAGAACCCCCGCGGCGTCAGCGCCGCCCAGTGGGACGAGGCCGCCACCAAGGTCCTCGACGACCTCGCCGTCATGGGCACCGAGGCGGGCGACCGCTACCAGAAGCGCGTCGAGCCCGCCGCGATGAAGGTCCTCGTCCAGGCCGCCGTCGCCGGCGTCCTCGGCTTCCTCGCCCTGATCGTGTCGCTGATCCTCTCCGTGCGCGTCGGCCGCGAACTGATCCGCGACCTCTCCCGGCTCCGCAAGGACGCCCACGAGGCCTCCGGCGTCCGCCTGCCCGGCGTCATGCGCCGCCTCGCCGCCGGCGAGCAGCTGGACATCGAGACCGAAGCCCCCCGCCTGGAGTACGAGAAGGACGAGGTCGGCCAGGTCGGCCTGGCCCTCAACACCCTCCAGCGCGCCGCCGTCGAGGCCGCCGTCAAGCAGGCCGAACTCCGTCGCGGCGTCTCCGAGGTCTTCGTCAACCTGGCCCGCCGCAACCAGGTCCTCCTGCACCGCCAGCTGACGCTCCTGGACACCATGGAGCGCCGTACGGAGGACACCGAGGAGCTCGCCGACCTCTTCCGCCTCGACCACATGACCACCCGCATGCGCCGGCACGCCGAGGGCCTGGTGATCCTCTCCGGCGCGGCCCCCTCCCGCCAGTGGCGCAAGCCCGTCCAGCTGATGGACGTCGTACGGGCCGCCGTCGCCGAGGTCGAGGACTACGAGCGCATCGAGGTGCGCCGGCTCACGCGCCTGGGCATCGTCGGACCCGCCGTCGCCGACGTCACCCACCTCGTCGCCGAACTCCTGGAGAACGCCACCGTCTTCTCCCCGCCGCACACCGCCGTCCAAGTCCACGGCGAGCGCGTGGCCAACGGCTTCACCCTGGAGATCCACGACCGCGGCCTCGGCATGACCCAGGAGGCGCAGCTCGACGCGAACCTCCGGCTCGCCGAGACCACCGAGTTCGAGCTGTCCGACACCGACCGCCTCGGCCTGTTCGTCGTCAGCCGCCTGGCGCGGCGCCACGGCGTCAAGGTCGTCCTGCAGCCCAGCCCGTACGGGGGCACCACCGCGGTGGTCTTCCTCCCGGTGGCCCTGCTGACCGAGGCCCCGGAGACCGACGGCACCGGCGTCCGGCTGAACGGCTCCGGCGCGCTCGCCCCCGACCGGACCGTGCCCCCGTCCCTGGAGCGGACGCCGGTCGGCCGGTCCCTGCCCCCCGGCGACCCGCGCGCCCCGGTCGAGCTGGAGGCCCCGCTCGGCGCCGACGGCACCGACCCCCTCGACGAGCTGGGCCCCCTGGACGGTGCGGCCGCACGGGACGGCGCCGCCCCCGCCGCCTCCGGGATCTCCGGCCTCACCGGCCGCCCCGCCATGGCCACCCTCGACGACGAGACCCCGCCCAACGGCACCCCGGGCAGCGCCCTGCTGGGCCTGCGCCCCGGCGACCGGCCGCAGGGCGCGCGCCCGCACGGCGACCGGCTCCCCGGCGCGCGCCCGCTCGGCGGCGGCCGCCACCCGGAGCAGCGGGCCGACGAGCGCCACGCCGTGCGCGCCGCGGTCCGCCCGGCCGACCGCGAGCCGCCCGCCCCCACCGGCCCCGTCCGGCTGGACTCCGCCCGCCAGGAGGCCGCCCGGCAGGACGCCGGCCGCGGCGCCGGGCCCGTCCCGCTGCCGCGCCGCCGGCCCGCGCCGACCCTGGTCGCCGAGCACGGCCGCCGCGTCGAGCCCCGCCCGGTGTCCGCGGTCCGCCAGCCCACCGCCCCCGCCGAGGAGAGCGCCGGCCCGGGACGCGGCGGCTCCGGCGCGGGTCAGGGCTCCGGCCCCGGGCCGGCCGCGAGCGTCGGCGGCCTGCCCCGCCGGGTCCGTCAGGCCAACCTGGCACCGCAGCTGAAGAACGCCGCCGCCCCGCAGCCGGCCCCCGCCGACGCGGTGGACGACCGCGACGCGGAGGACGTACGCACGCGCATGTCCGCACTCCAGCGCGGCTGGACCGCGGGCCGCACCAAGCAGGCACAGAAGCAGTCCGAGACCGGGGCAGGCACCTCCGCCGCCACCGGTCCCGCGCACGAGAACGAAGGGGACGGTCGATGA